A stretch of DNA from Streptomyces venezuelae:
CGCTGCTGCTGTACTGCGCCGACGGCGGTGCGGGCACATGGGCGGAGCCGGTCTGGCTGCTGCTGATCACCGGCTTCCGGCGGGCCGCTGAGGACCCCACCGACCACATGGGCCGGACCATCCGCGCCTCGGTCCTCGGCACCGGCACCGGGCGGGTGCCGCCGGAGGATCTGCTGGCCGTCGCCCACCGGTTCCTGGAGGGTCGGCTGACCGGCCCGCTACCGGTCGAGTACGGGCTGCCGGACGGCACCCCCGGTTTCGCGGTGGACCCCGAAGGCTGGGCGGGTCTGCTTCAGGAGGCCCGGGAGGGACTGCCGGCCGAGCCGCCGCAGGCCTCCCGGATCGACCCGGACCTGATCCGTGTCGACCGGGACACCGCCGACACCCGCAGCCGGGCCGCCACGATCCTGCGGGAGGTGGACGAGCAGGCCCGGACCGGCGTCTTCGACCCCGCCAGGGCCCGGCTGACCGGCGGCACACCACGGCCGCTGCTGGTGGTCACCACGCTGCTGGGCGAGGACTCGCTGCTGGCTCTGCGCCCGCTGCACGCCCTGAGCCCGTACGTGGACCGGAGGAAGGAGAGCAACGTCCACTGGGAGGGCAGCAAGGCCCAGGGCTTCTTCTCGTGGGCCCTCGGGGTCAAGTCGCTCCTCGCCGCGGCCGGCCTGGCGCTGCTCGCGGTCGCCGCCGTCGCGGTCTGGCGGTGAGCCGTTTGCCCTAGCCTCATCCGGCCACCGGGCGGGTAGGGGCTAGGGGTGATGACGGTCGGTGTCGAGGAAGAGTTCCTGCTGCTCGATACGGCGACAGGGCTTCCTGTCCCGCTGGCGGGGAAGGTGAGGACGGCAGCCGGTCTGCGGTGCCGGCCGGAGTGGGGCGAGGGCGAGGTGCAGACCGAGCTCCTCCAGGCGCAGCTGGAGGTGGCCACCCCGGTGTGCACCGCCCTGGACGAGGTGGCCGGGCATCTGAACCGGATGCGGCGGCTGGTCGCGGAGGCGGCCGGTGACTTCGGGTGCCGGCCGGGCTGCTGCGGCACGCCGCCGATACACGGACAGGACCCGATTCCGGTGACGCGGACGGAGCGCTACCGGGCCATGACCGAACAGGCCCAGCTGCTGGTGGCGGAGCAGCTGATCTGCGGGATGCACATCCATGTGGGGGTGCCCGACCGGGAACGGGCCGTGGAGGTCCTCAACCGGGTACGGGTCTGGCTGCCGACCCTGGTGGCGATGGCGGCCAACTCGCCGTTCTGGGCGGGCTCGGACAGCGGTTACGCCAGCTGGCGCACGGTGGTGTTCGGGCGGTGGGCGGTCAGCGGCCCGCCGCCCCGGTTCGCCTCGCTCGCGGACCACGACCGCCGGATCCAGGACCTCGTATCGGGTGACCTCATCATGGACACCGGGCAGATCTACTGGCAGGCCCGGCTGTCCGAGCGCTACCCGACCATCGAGGTGCGCTGTATGGACGTACAGCTGCGGGCCGAGGACGCGGCCCGGTTCGCCGGGCTGGTGCGGGCGCTGGTGGATACGGCGCTGCGGGAGACCGAGGCCGGTCTGCCCGTCCCGGAATGCCCGCCGGAGCTGCTCCAGGCGGCGAACTGGCACGCCGCCCGGTACGGGCTGAGCGGCGGGCTGCTCAGCCCCTACCACGGCACGCTGGTCCGGGCGGAGGCCGCGGTGGGCGGGCTGCTCTCCCATGTGGCGCAGGCCCTGGCGGAGGCCGGGGACCGGGAGCAGGTCACCGGCCTTGCCGAGGAGCTGCTGGAGCAGGGGACGGCCGCCGACCGGCAGCGGGAGGCGTTCGCACGGGAGGGGCTGTTGGGGGTGGTGGGCCTGGTCACGGCGGGGATGACGGCCGGTCCGGCAGCCGGTCCCACGGCCGGGACGACGGACTGAGTTCACGGGTCTGGGAACCGCAAGGGGTGCGCGCTACCCTCCGCCGCATGATTTCCACGGTTGTCTGGGGTACCGGCAACGTCGGACGTGCGGCCATACGTGCCGTCGAGGCCCACCCGAGGCTGAAACTCAACGCTGTGCTCGTCCACAATCCCGCCAAGGTCGGCCGCGATGCCGGCGAACTCGGCGGGCTCGACCACGAACTGGGGGTGGCGGCGACCGACGACATCGCCGCGGTGCTGGAGGCCGGTCCGCAGGCGGTGGTGTACGCCGCCTCCGGGGACATCCGGCCGGACGAGGCGCTCGCCGACATCGCCCGGGCCGTCCGGGCGGGGGCCGTGGTCGTGACCCCCGCCCTGTACCCGCTCTACGACCAGCGCAACGCCCCGCCCGAGTTCCGGGATCCGGTGCTGGCCGCCGTGGCGGAGGGCGGCGGCTCGCTGTTCGTCTCCGGGGTGGATCCCGGCTGGGGCAACGATGTGCTGCCGCTGCTGATCAGCGGGCTCGGCAGCCGGGTGGACGCCATCCGCTGCCAGGAGATCTTCGACTATTCGACGTACGAGCAACCCGACTCGGTCCGCTACCTGGTGGGCATGGGCCAGCCGATGGACTACCAGCCGCCGATGCTCCTCGAGTCGGTCCCCACCATGGTGTGGGGCGGTCAGATCCGGCTGATGGCCCGGGCCCTGGGGGTCGAGCTCGACGCCATCCGGGAGACCCTCGAGCGGCGCCCGCTGGAGACGACGGTGACCACCCGGACGATGGGCGAGTTCGAGGCCGGCACCCAGGGCGCGGTGCGGTTCGAGGTACAGGGCATCGTCGGGGGCGAACCCCGCATCGTCATCGAGCATGTGACCCGCATCCATCCCGCCTGCGCCCCGGACTGGCCGGTGCCGCCCGACGGTGCCGGGGCCCACCGGGTGATCATCGAGGGCCGTCCGCGGATCGAGGTCACGGTGGAGGCCACCGACGAGGGGGAGAACCGGTCGGCGGGCGGGAACGCCACCGCGGTGGGCCGGCTGGTGGGTGCCATCGACTGGCTGGTGGACGCGGAACCGGGACTCTACGACGCGCTGGACGTCCCCCTGCGTCCTGCGGTCGGAAAACTCGAAAGGCCCTCCACACACGGAAGGAAAGCATGATGCGGATCGACGTTCCCGAGGGGCAGCACCCGATCGAGTACGTGTGGGGCGACCTGGTCCCGGGCATCGGGATGGCCGCCGCCAACTTCTCGCTGTCCGTGTACGCCCATACGACCCTGGGGCTGCGCGAGTTCGAGGCGGCCCGGCTGCGCATCGCGCAGATCAACGGGTGTGTGTTCTGTCTGGACTGGCGGACCGAGCGGGACGGGGTGAAGGTCGAGGAGGAGTTCGCCGAGGCGGTCACGGAGTGGCGGACCACGGAGGCCTTCGACGACCGGACCCGGCTGGCCGCCGAGTACGCGGAGCGGTACGCCCTCGATCACCACGGTCTGGACGAGGAGTTCTGGGCCCGGATGACCGCGCACTACAGCCAGGTCGAGATCGTGGAGCTGAGCATGAGCATCGGCTCGTGGCTGGCGTTCGGGCGGCTCAACCATGTGCTGGGCCTCGACAGCGTGTGCGTGCTGCCGACGGGCTGACCGGGTGAGGGGGGCCGGCCGGTCGCACCGGCCGGCCCGCTGCCGCCGTCAGAGGTCGGTGGCGATGATCTTCTCGATATTGCGTTCGGCGAGGGCCGTGATGGTGACGAACGGGTTGACGCTGGCGTTGCCGGGGATCAGCGCGCCGTCGATCACGTACAGGCCGGAGTAGCCGTGCAGGCGGCCGTGGTTGTCGGTGGCCTTGTCGAGCACGGCGCCGCCGAGCGGGTGGTAGGTGAGGTGATCGCCCCAGATCTTGTAGGCGCCGAACAGGTCGGTCCGGTAGATCGTGCCCTCCTTGGCGTTGATCTTGTCGAAGATGGTCTTGGCCATGTCGATGGACGGCTGCTTCCAGGCGGTCTGCCAGTTCAGCTCGACCCGGCCGGCCGCTGCGTTCCAGGTGAACTCGGCGCGGTGCGGGTTCCTGGTGATGGACAGGTAGAACGAGGCGTACGTCTCGATGCCGGTGGGCAGCGGGGCGACCTCGGCGAAGGCTCCGCCGGCGGCCCAGTTGTCGATGCCGGCGGTGGGCATGGCGGACTGGAGTTTTCCGGTCGGGTCCCACATGTGGTTGGCCCGGCCGCACATGACGTTGCCGTTCTCGCCCCAGCCCTTGCCGATCTCGTTGTTGAGCCCGGGCAGGACGCCGGTGGCCTTGAGCCGGACGAGCAGTTTGCTGGTGCCGACGCTGCCGGCCGCGAAGAACACCCGGTCCGCGGTGACGGTCTTGACGGCGGTGGTGGTGCCGGTGGTGTCGATCTGTTCGATGGTCACGGTGTAGCCGCCGGCCGCCGCGGGGGCGACGGAGGTGACCTTGTGCAGCGGGGAGATCGCGACCCGGCCGGTGGCCCTGGCCAGGGCGAGATAGGTCTTCTGCATGTGCTTCTTGCCGTGGTTGTTGCCGTAGATGACCTCGCCCGCCAGGGCGGACTTCGGAGCGGTGCCGGCCTCCTCCCGCTTCATGTGGTCCCAGTCGTACACGTTGGGCACGAAGACGAAGGGGAACCCGGAGCGCTGGGCGTGCTTGCGGCCTACCCGTGCGTACTGGTAGCAGGGGGCGGACTCCCACCAGGCCTGGTCGACGGGGGTGACGCCGAGTCCGGCGTTGGCGCGCGGGTAGTAGGTGCCGTACATCTCGTCGGCGTTCACCGAGGGGAGCACGGCACCGAAGTTCTCCCGTTTGGGGGTGACGGCCATGCCTCCGTTGACCAGGGAGCCGCCGCCGACCCCGCGGCCCTGGTAGACGGTGATGCCGCCGAACTCCTCGGCGTCCAGGATGCCGGTGTAGCGCGGGACGTCCTTGTCCAGCGGGAAGCCGAGGAAGTTGCTCAGCGGCTGCTTGGTCCGGGTGCGCAGCCAGAACGAGCGGTAGTCGGGCTTGGTGGTGTTGGCGAAGATCTTGCCGTCGGAGCCCGGGGTGTCCCAGGCCATGCCCATCTCGATCATGTGGACGTCGACGCCGGCCTGGGCGAGCCGGAGGGCGGCCACCGAGCCGCCGTAGCCGGTGCCGACGATCAGGGCCGGGACGTGCTCTCCGCTGTCGATGGCAGGCCCGGCGGCGGGGATGACCGCCGGTCCCGCATACGCGGCGGAGCCGTGGCCGGCGAGGGCCACGGCT
This window harbors:
- a CDS encoding glutamate--cysteine ligase, coding for MMTVGVEEEFLLLDTATGLPVPLAGKVRTAAGLRCRPEWGEGEVQTELLQAQLEVATPVCTALDEVAGHLNRMRRLVAEAAGDFGCRPGCCGTPPIHGQDPIPVTRTERYRAMTEQAQLLVAEQLICGMHIHVGVPDRERAVEVLNRVRVWLPTLVAMAANSPFWAGSDSGYASWRTVVFGRWAVSGPPPRFASLADHDRRIQDLVSGDLIMDTGQIYWQARLSERYPTIEVRCMDVQLRAEDAARFAGLVRALVDTALRETEAGLPVPECPPELLQAANWHAARYGLSGGLLSPYHGTLVRAEAAVGGLLSHVAQALAEAGDREQVTGLAEELLEQGTAADRQREAFAREGLLGVVGLVTAGMTAGPAAGPTAGTTD
- a CDS encoding dihydrodipicolinate reductase; amino-acid sequence: MISTVVWGTGNVGRAAIRAVEAHPRLKLNAVLVHNPAKVGRDAGELGGLDHELGVAATDDIAAVLEAGPQAVVYAASGDIRPDEALADIARAVRAGAVVVTPALYPLYDQRNAPPEFRDPVLAAVAEGGGSLFVSGVDPGWGNDVLPLLISGLGSRVDAIRCQEIFDYSTYEQPDSVRYLVGMGQPMDYQPPMLLESVPTMVWGGQIRLMARALGVELDAIRETLERRPLETTVTTRTMGEFEAGTQGAVRFEVQGIVGGEPRIVIEHVTRIHPACAPDWPVPPDGAGAHRVIIEGRPRIEVTVEATDEGENRSAGGNATAVGRLVGAIDWLVDAEPGLYDALDVPLRPAVGKLERPSTHGRKA
- a CDS encoding carboxymuconolactone decarboxylase family protein, giving the protein MRIDVPEGQHPIEYVWGDLVPGIGMAAANFSLSVYAHTTLGLREFEAARLRIAQINGCVFCLDWRTERDGVKVEEEFAEAVTEWRTTEAFDDRTRLAAEYAERYALDHHGLDEEFWARMTAHYSQVEIVELSMSIGSWLAFGRLNHVLGLDSVCVLPTG
- a CDS encoding GMC oxidoreductase; amino-acid sequence: MDTNSPRNHGSNGISRRGFITGTGSILGAVALAGHGSAAYAGPAVIPAAGPAIDSGEHVPALIVGTGYGGSVAALRLAQAGVDVHMIEMGMAWDTPGSDGKIFANTTKPDYRSFWLRTRTKQPLSNFLGFPLDKDVPRYTGILDAEEFGGITVYQGRGVGGGSLVNGGMAVTPKRENFGAVLPSVNADEMYGTYYPRANAGLGVTPVDQAWWESAPCYQYARVGRKHAQRSGFPFVFVPNVYDWDHMKREEAGTAPKSALAGEVIYGNNHGKKHMQKTYLALARATGRVAISPLHKVTSVAPAAAGGYTVTIEQIDTTGTTTAVKTVTADRVFFAAGSVGTSKLLVRLKATGVLPGLNNEIGKGWGENGNVMCGRANHMWDPTGKLQSAMPTAGIDNWAAGGAFAEVAPLPTGIETYASFYLSITRNPHRAEFTWNAAAGRVELNWQTAWKQPSIDMAKTIFDKINAKEGTIYRTDLFGAYKIWGDHLTYHPLGGAVLDKATDNHGRLHGYSGLYVIDGALIPGNASVNPFVTITALAERNIEKIIATDL